One segment of Radiobacillus kanasensis DNA contains the following:
- a CDS encoding thioredoxin family protein, whose translation MSLDQWFVKGKNPDDFIESMETHKENLLKVYDEFEIPADASFFEELKQRQLKVIVLTEDWCGDAMMNVPILLRIAEKSDMEVRILERDQNLELMDQYLTNGKSRSIPIFIFIDGSGDEVAKWGPRAPKIQTFVDEATSKLPEKEAKDFKEKQQEMFTFITKAYHDNKDFWAEVYRSLKETLSS comes from the coding sequence ATGTCACTAGACCAGTGGTTTGTGAAAGGAAAAAATCCAGACGATTTTATAGAATCGATGGAAACACATAAAGAAAATTTATTAAAAGTTTATGATGAGTTTGAAATACCTGCAGACGCCAGCTTTTTTGAAGAACTGAAACAACGACAACTAAAAGTGATTGTCCTAACGGAAGACTGGTGTGGCGATGCGATGATGAATGTTCCTATCTTATTACGAATAGCTGAGAAGTCTGATATGGAAGTTCGAATTCTTGAAAGAGATCAAAACCTTGAATTAATGGATCAATACTTAACAAATGGAAAATCCCGTTCCATTCCCATTTTCATTTTTATCGATGGATCTGGAGATGAAGTAGCAAAGTGGGGACCACGTGCACCGAAAATCCAAACGTTTGTGGATGAAGCCACTTCCAAATTACCTGAAAAGGAAGCAAAGGACTTTAAAGAAAAACAACAAGAAATGTTTACATTTATCACAAAAGCCTATCACGACAATAAAGATTTTTGGGCCGAAGTATATCGCAGCCTAAAAGAAACGCTTAGTTCGTAG
- a CDS encoding GNAT family N-acetyltransferase, translating to MDSGELLQVYNNQIRKGTVPLGFKKEITPHTVRHVSTTGEKGFISFSSLDEENANTVIEEEMSYFKRIRQAFEWKVYSYDQPLKLKEVLMSKGFKIDEKEALMVMDLDASHPFLKAPLQIEIKEITDMAGIDEIVQLENEIWNEPHEELGERLWRDKQSNPDFLYLYGVYQDGRLVSGAWVYLEKDTSFASLWGGSTLSKYRGKGYYTALLVARAKKAYESGRPYLTVDASTMSRPILEKAGFQCLAYSYGCQSPSYE from the coding sequence ATGGATTCAGGGGAACTTTTACAGGTGTATAATAACCAAATTAGAAAAGGAACCGTACCGCTTGGATTTAAAAAAGAAATCACGCCGCATACGGTCCGTCACGTATCTACGACAGGTGAGAAAGGGTTCATTTCCTTTTCTTCTTTAGATGAGGAGAATGCTAATACTGTTATCGAAGAAGAAATGAGTTATTTTAAGCGTATTCGTCAGGCTTTCGAATGGAAAGTATATAGTTATGACCAGCCTCTAAAATTGAAAGAAGTATTAATGAGTAAAGGGTTTAAAATTGATGAAAAAGAAGCATTGATGGTCATGGACTTGGATGCTAGTCATCCCTTTCTTAAAGCTCCCCTACAAATAGAAATAAAAGAAATAACTGATATGGCAGGGATTGACGAAATTGTTCAGTTGGAGAATGAAATTTGGAATGAGCCCCATGAAGAACTTGGGGAGCGGTTGTGGAGAGATAAACAATCCAATCCCGACTTCTTATATTTATATGGGGTCTATCAAGATGGCCGGTTAGTAAGTGGGGCTTGGGTATATTTAGAGAAAGACACTTCTTTTGCAAGCCTGTGGGGTGGTTCAACCCTCTCTAAATATAGAGGAAAAGGTTACTACACAGCACTTTTGGTAGCACGAGCAAAAAAAGCCTATGAAAGTGGGCGTCCCTATTTAACGGTGGATGCTAGTACGATGAGTAGACCCATCTTAGAAAAAGCGGGCTTTCAATGCCTTGCCTATTCATACGGGTGCCAATCTCCATCCTATGAATAA